The Scatophagus argus isolate fScaArg1 chromosome 4, fScaArg1.pri, whole genome shotgun sequence DNA window gttctgtgaggctgcagtttgCTTTCACATAAATACTGACAGCATGTGGTTTAGTATGTTTGCTATGAGCACACCTTTaccatgttagcatgctaacattagctaagtAGCACAAACATACCTGGGTCACAGTGTGTAACTAGACCACCACAGTCATTAGGCTTTATTTCCTGGGCACTTACGACATCTGTGCAAAGGTTTACGGCAATCCATCAAATAGTTGCAGAGTTATTTTAGCCTGGACTGAAGCCTCATACCAAAGCATCATACCATTGTTTTCCGAGAGAGGCAGTGTGTTTATATTAATCTTATATGTTACACGGTCAGACTGTCAGTTTCTAATGCGGTTGTAGACGACCCATAATCTTATGGTTAGAAAAAGCCTAAATAGGCTAAACACAAATGGGGTACAAATTGCAAGCTTTTTCAACCTGCAGGCTGGTTCAGGTAGACAACTTGTTAGCTAGAATTCCACAGGAGATCCTCTTCTGGCTGGTGGGTGTAACAAACGCACCTTTTTTTCAAGGCGGGCTATTTAAACCGACTTGTTGCACTGTCGGCCATTTTAGGCACAGGCCTCACTTCAAACCCGAAGCTTTAAGAGTTTCACGTCTTCCGGACCATCCAGACTCGGACGAGTTTCACTGAGGAGCAGAACATCACCTCTTCACTTCTACAAGCTAAGTTTTTTTCCAGCACACCGAGCTTTGCCGCTCTCCGTTTTCACACTGCTGTTTGACACGTCGTCTTCTTTCAACTTCCtcagctttttctttcagcttcttgTTTATCgttcttctttcttttaccTCCTTTCTTCATCCTTACGtctttgttctttatttattcttccTTGTTCTTGGTTCTGCTGTCTCCTCCTTTTGTTGTCTACTTctgagtttttatttctgtctttcttttacttttctcctTAGTCTTTGAcctcttttcttgttctttgttcattcattcttctCGCTGCTTCTGTCCTTCTTTGTCTACTTTGAattcttctctgtctttgttttacttttctctctACTCATtcacctcctttcctcctcattcaatttttttcttgtcctcGCTGTTGGTTTCTTCCTCCGTCTTCTTCCttcatacaacaacaacaacaacaacccacCACTACTTTTGCCTCGTATTTGACTCCACATAATGTCTTCCACTAGAGGGAGCTTTAAAGCCACATTTTGCAGAGTAATCAGGCGTGCAGCTCCTTCAAACTGCAGGAACAACCACACAAAGGACAATGTGAGTGAATGATTACATTGCAGAGAGTCTGATTGTGCGCCCTCAGTGGTTATCTACACCGTTTGGTTGTTACAGGGTGGATCCCTGAGTTTTGTGAATCATCATCAGCACCAATCATAAACACCAGGTTATCAGTCTGGCTTTAACAAGTGCCTACAGCTTACTACAGCTGACGTAACCACAGAGTTAAAACCTTTCTGAGTAAACCTCATCCTCTGTTTAAAGTGACCCTCATCACAACACTGTAATCAGGCATCTTTACTTTGGAATCCTGCTTTCattcatgtctctctctctctctctctcacacacacacacacacccacacacacctcagcccACTTTCTGCCCCATTAGCACCTCAATTACCCACTCTGAATATCTGACCAAATCCTGAAGCTGGATCAAAAATCACAGAGTAAAACTACTATGTGAAAGTtcccttttcacacacacacacatacaaatagacacacacacacaagtagatTCGGTAATGTTTTAGTGAAAGAGTTAAGGTGAACTACTTGCTTACTTTTTTTTCACCAAAGTGCCTTGACTTGCCTCTGCAGTTTGCAAAAGAATTTATTTAGTTTGATGACTTTCTTATTTCTGCACAATCAACAATTAGCATTAAAACCATGAATTTTTCAGAACACACCCAGTCTctcaggtctctctctctctctctctctctctcacacacacacacacacacacactattatcTGATCTCTTGACGTGTCTCtggtctcctctctgtctgcagcttcATGTTTATCTGAGATgctccttcagctcctctctctctctcctcctggtcgtgtttctcctcctcaggCCGTGAGGCTCTCCATGTCAACTCAGCTCGTTAATTTAATATGCAGGGCTTTTTAAACCCTGCTTTATCATCACCTTTTGATGCCATTTTTCAGTTCCCTCCTCATTTCTCTTGTGTATTAAACCGGCTCGGTTTAGTCTACCATTAGTGAGACAGCTCATCAGCACAGAATGAAGTGAAACTGAGAAATATTCGTCCTGCAGCGCAGCTGAGTTCAGTCCTATCTGTGGCTCATCGGCGAGCAGCAGGTCAAACTGGAACTGTTTCCCGTTTGATTGAAAGTTAGAAAAAGTTAAAGAGCCACTCTGTCTGCGGGTTTGTTTACCAAGCAAAGCTCCGGCAGGGACAAGCTCTCCAGCCTTATCAGCGGATTTGTGAATGGGACAATAATGAGCTCAGTTTGATAGAGTAGCCCTGTCAGGTCAGATGTCACTTCAGCCATTAGCTTTTTGATGGCCCTCTTTGATAAACAGCTCTATGACCAGGCAGAGGGTTTCTAATCAGGTTTTAACTGAATACCAAGTCATTAAGTGATTTTGTcagatttgatcattttaatAGGTTTATAGCCTGCATTAATACCTTTTTAAAAGATAAGTTTAACATTTGTAGAAGTAGGAAATCTTCCTTGAtgccatgtaaaaaaaatataaaatataattactGCCACAAAAGGAAAATCACCACAGGATTTCACCTTTCAATTTTTGTTGACTAGTTGACATGCAAGTTGGATAACCAAAATCTAATTTAATACAAAATTCAGAGTTTAAAGTGTTAAACAAAGATAATAACGAGTCTGCTCTTCTGTAGTTATTAACCTGATTTTTAATTTGCCTCTGACTTTTtccaacaaaagaaaactggcAACAGATACAAAACCCAtccaaaataaagaataaaacatttgacaGCTTTGCTTCAATCACCAGCCTCTTACAGCCTGTAACGAAGCCTGGAAGAGTCCGTGGCTGAAAGGCCCCTCGCTGCTTCCTGCCAGCTCAACCAGCTGGCTGTTGGACACAGCGGCTGAAGGAGACGCGCTGTGGTAACTGCAGCCATACACGCTGCTGTTTCCATATCCCAACACGCTGTTGTAATGTCCAAGAGTCACATTGTAAGGTGCTGACTGTGAACCCGCGCCGCAGAGCTTCCCGTCCCGCACCAGCACCGGCACCGCCACCCTCCTCGGTGCGGCCGGATACCCCGCCAGCTCCAGAGACTTGTCCTGACTTTGGCGCTTGCATTTGTACCTCCTGTTCTGAAACCAGATTTTGACCTGCGTGGAGGTGAGTTTGAGGATGTGGGCCAGGTGATCTCTCTCCGGGGCCGACAGGTAGCGCTGCTGTCTGAAGCGCCTCTCCAGCTCGGACACTTGGGACTGGGAGAAGAGGACCCGGGGCTTCCTGCGCAGCCTGGGTCTGCCTTTAGAGGTTTTGTCACAGTCAGGTGAACCGTCAAGACTTCCTATCTCTGTACacgaaaaagagaaagaaaacaaaacaaacaaataaattcaaacttACGTCGtcaactgaatttaaaaaatgtaaacaatttGACTTCTGAGACCAACattcaaatataataaataataaaattataaatcTGTTGATGGAAATGGACGTcatgtgttttcacagcagaatcgaaatgaaattcagctttcttttcttttatttatctttttaagtTACTGACAGGTAACATTATTTCTGCAGTACATTTTATAgcacatttatatattttatgttatagTTTTAAAActaagacaaaagaaagacaaaacccTTCACACTTCTGCCGCTt harbors:
- the nkx2.7 gene encoding NK2 transcription factor related 7, which codes for MVGMHPSSASTTPFSVKDILKLEHHHDFENEFLTTNQVAPVHYQHVRAASRSGGHVQDCQPEPCISGMEEKRLDARSSAAEEEMNEQEIGSLDGSPDCDKTSKGRPRLRRKPRVLFSQSQVSELERRFRQQRYLSAPERDHLAHILKLTSTQVKIWFQNRRYKCKRQSQDKSLELAGYPAAPRRVAVPVLVRDGKLCGAGSQSAPYNVTLGHYNSVLGYGNSSVYGCSYHSASPSAAVSNSQLVELAGSSEGPFSHGLFQASLQAVRGW